One segment of Paenibacillus rhizovicinus DNA contains the following:
- a CDS encoding carbon-nitrogen hydrolase family protein, whose translation MKGLRVCAVQYKLADIGHFDEFAFQVRHYVRNASEYGVQFVLFPEFFTTQLLSIGDGSGAALGIDRLPDFTEAYVTLFQSLAAEYGMHIIGGTHVVAAKDGKLNNAAHLFYPDGRVEKQEKLHMTPTEREEWSMSPGEGLRVFDTEFGTIAMLTCYDIEFPEIVRMARAKGADIIFCPSCTDDRHGFYRVRYCCHARAVENQVYIVTTGTVGSLRKVDFMRANYGQAAVISPNDIPFPPAGIMTEGVINDDMLVVADIDVSLLHDVRAAGSVTTWRDRRTDLYGDWS comes from the coding sequence ATGAAAGGGTTACGCGTATGCGCGGTGCAATATAAACTCGCGGACATCGGTCATTTTGACGAGTTTGCGTTTCAAGTGCGTCATTATGTAAGGAATGCGTCGGAATACGGCGTCCAGTTCGTGTTGTTCCCGGAATTCTTCACCACCCAGCTGCTCTCGATCGGAGACGGTTCGGGCGCGGCACTGGGCATCGACCGGCTGCCGGATTTCACGGAGGCTTATGTGACCCTCTTTCAATCGCTGGCAGCGGAATATGGGATGCACATCATCGGCGGCACGCATGTCGTCGCCGCGAAAGACGGCAAATTGAACAATGCGGCGCATTTGTTCTATCCGGACGGCCGCGTGGAGAAGCAGGAGAAGCTTCATATGACGCCGACGGAGCGGGAAGAGTGGTCCATGTCGCCTGGGGAAGGGCTGCGCGTGTTCGATACCGAATTCGGCACCATCGCGATGCTGACTTGCTATGATATCGAGTTTCCGGAAATCGTGCGCATGGCTAGAGCCAAAGGAGCGGACATCATTTTCTGTCCGTCCTGCACGGACGATCGTCACGGATTCTACCGGGTGCGCTACTGCTGTCATGCACGAGCCGTCGAGAATCAAGTCTATATCGTAACGACCGGAACGGTCGGTTCGCTCCGGAAGGTGGATTTCATGCGGGCGAATTACGGACAAGCCGCCGTTATTTCCCCGAACGATATTCCGTTCCCGCCAGCTGGCATCATGACGGAAGGCGTCATCAACGACGACATGCTCGTTGTCGCGGATATCGACGTCAGTCTGCTGCACGATGTTCGCGCGGCAGGGTCCGTGACGACATGGCGTGACCGCCGTACAGATCTGTATGGCGATTGGTCTTAA
- a CDS encoding GNAT family N-acetyltransferase, with the protein MRKQMIVYADGKPVEITIRNYTQSDFSGMIAIQKECFPPPFPSDLWWNEEQLREHVTRFPEGALCAELNGRLVGSITGLRVDDTQLAGQHSWASMTDGGYIRNHAPDGGTLYIVDICVIPEMRKAGIGKWLMQCMYETVVFLGLERLLGGGRMPSYHRYAVSVSPDEYLAGIVAGRYTDPVISFLLRCGRMPVGTAANYLEDEESCNYAALMEWRNPFRDSQG; encoded by the coding sequence ATGCGCAAGCAAATGATCGTTTACGCGGACGGGAAACCGGTTGAAATCACGATCCGCAACTATACGCAGTCGGATTTTTCCGGCATGATCGCCATTCAGAAGGAATGCTTCCCGCCGCCGTTTCCGTCCGACCTCTGGTGGAACGAGGAACAGCTTCGAGAGCATGTAACGCGTTTCCCGGAAGGGGCGTTATGCGCGGAACTGAACGGCCGATTAGTCGGTTCGATTACGGGACTGAGGGTCGACGACACGCAGTTGGCCGGCCAGCATAGCTGGGCATCCATGACCGACGGCGGCTATATTCGCAATCATGCACCGGATGGCGGTACGCTGTATATCGTCGATATTTGCGTCATTCCGGAGATGCGCAAAGCCGGCATCGGAAAATGGCTCATGCAATGCATGTATGAAACGGTCGTGTTCCTGGGCCTCGAACGGCTGCTTGGCGGGGGGCGGATGCCCAGCTACCACCGCTATGCAGTCAGCGTATCTCCGGACGAATACTTGGCAGGCATCGTTGCCGGCCGTTACACGGATCCCGTCATATCGTTCCTGCTGCGCTGCGGCCGCATGCCGGTCGGGACGGCCGCGAATTATTTAGAGGATGAAGAATCGTGCAATTATGCGGCGCTCATGGAATGGAGAAATCCGTTTCGAGATTCGCAAGGTTAA